The following are encoded in a window of Aromatoleum petrolei genomic DNA:
- the badH gene encoding 2-hydroxycyclohexanecarboxyl-CoA dehydrogenase — MSGFEGKVVIVTGGAGGIGSAICRRFGEEGASVAVFDINRDAAEAVAAEIRSAGGKARAYPVDLTSQDSVITAVTAAEGELGPIDVLVNNAGWDKVGNFLDTDKPLWDRIVAINLYGALYMHHAVVKGMRDRGYGRVINVASDAGRVGSSGEAVYSFCKGGLISFSKTMARELARQQININVVCPGPTDTPLLDDICGEGERGDKLRTAFTRAVPFGRLGQPGDLPGAVAFLASDDAAFITGQVMSVSGGLTMAG; from the coding sequence ATGAGTGGTTTTGAAGGGAAGGTCGTGATCGTGACGGGCGGTGCGGGTGGTATCGGTTCCGCAATCTGCCGCCGTTTCGGCGAAGAGGGTGCCAGCGTCGCGGTGTTTGACATCAACCGTGACGCGGCCGAGGCCGTCGCTGCGGAAATCCGGTCGGCGGGCGGCAAGGCGCGCGCATATCCGGTCGACCTGACGAGCCAGGATTCGGTGATTACCGCCGTGACCGCCGCCGAGGGCGAACTCGGCCCGATCGACGTGCTGGTAAACAACGCCGGCTGGGACAAGGTCGGCAACTTCCTCGATACCGACAAGCCGCTGTGGGACAGGATCGTCGCGATCAACCTGTACGGCGCGCTGTACATGCACCACGCGGTCGTCAAAGGCATGCGTGACCGCGGCTACGGCCGCGTGATCAACGTCGCGTCCGACGCCGGCCGTGTCGGTTCGTCGGGCGAGGCGGTGTACTCCTTCTGCAAGGGCGGCCTGATCTCGTTCTCCAAGACGATGGCCCGCGAACTCGCCCGCCAGCAGATCAACATCAACGTCGTGTGCCCCGGCCCGACCGACACCCCGCTGCTCGACGACATCTGCGGCGAGGGCGAACGCGGTGACAAGCTGCGCACCGCCTTCACCCGCGCCGTGCCCTTCGGCCGCCTCGGCCAGCCGGGCGACCTGCCGGGCGCGGTGGCCTTCCTCGCCAGCGACGACGCCGCATTCATCACCGGGCAGGTGATGAGTGTGTCGGGCGGCCTGACGATGGCCGGTTAA